The Kaustia mangrovi genome has a segment encoding these proteins:
- a CDS encoding SDR family NAD(P)-dependent oxidoreductase: protein MQIDLTGKTAIVTGSTQGIGFASAKGLAEAGATVLVNGRGEEAVDGAVAAIRRERPQASLIGFAADLGTAEGCAALIEARPQCDILVNNVGIFGPQDFFETPDSEWTRFFEVNVMSGVRLSRAYLPGMAQSGWGRVVFLSSESALNIPADMIHYGFTKTAVLAVARGLAKRMAGTGVTVNSVLPGPTLSDGVAAMLADEVEETGKTLEEAARAFVMEHRPSSIIQRAASVEEVANMVVYACSLQASATTGAALRVDGGVVDSL from the coding sequence ATGCAGATCGACCTTACCGGCAAGACCGCCATCGTGACAGGCTCCACTCAGGGGATCGGGTTCGCCAGCGCGAAAGGGCTCGCCGAGGCGGGCGCCACAGTGCTCGTCAATGGACGCGGGGAGGAGGCGGTCGACGGCGCCGTCGCTGCGATCAGGCGCGAACGTCCGCAGGCCTCCCTGATCGGTTTCGCGGCCGATCTCGGAACGGCCGAGGGCTGCGCGGCGCTCATCGAGGCCCGGCCGCAATGCGACATCCTGGTCAACAATGTGGGCATCTTCGGCCCGCAGGACTTCTTCGAGACGCCGGATTCGGAATGGACGCGGTTCTTCGAGGTGAATGTCATGTCGGGGGTCAGGCTGTCGCGGGCCTATCTGCCCGGCATGGCGCAGAGCGGTTGGGGCCGCGTCGTGTTCCTGTCGTCGGAATCGGCCCTCAACATCCCCGCCGACATGATCCATTACGGATTCACCAAGACCGCGGTCCTTGCGGTCGCGCGCGGGCTTGCCAAGCGCATGGCCGGAACCGGCGTGACGGTCAACTCGGTGCTGCCCGGTCCGACCCTGTCGGACGGCGTCGCGGCGATGCTCGCCGACGAGGTGGAGGAGACCGGCAAGACGCTGGAGGAGGCCGCGCGGGCGTTTGTCATGGAGCACCGTCCGTCCTCGATCATCCAGCGCGCGGCCAGCGTGGAGGAGGTCGCCAATATGGTGGTCTATGCCTGCTCTCTCCAGGCATCTGCCACGACGGGCGCGGCGCTGCGCGTCGATGGCGGCGTGGTCGACAGCCTGTAG
- a CDS encoding GNAT family N-acetyltransferase, whose protein sequence is MDRQPADLPEGARLEVVATSGALLALKEDWQALEAAAARPHHVFQSFAWCGAWARHFLSEAASAEPALIAGWLGGRLVMLWPLMIARHGPVRVLKWLTDPFGQYGDVLVAPDIDAAPWLSRAWQIARTELGIDAAFLRHVRVDATAYPFLSASCATSIARECAPCLDLSAFADGAAYDRRYGKEQRRRRQRIQRKLETLGPVRFGMDDLSDGSAGTVGWMIAEKRRWLAVRGLMSPVVANARLHAFLGDLGAETGDAPLAAAPVLRCGDRPVAAELALRYRGGHFAYLTAHDHRLHDLSPARLHMHLSQKWCLENGLALFDLMVPGDGYKESWSNGSVDVFDFLAPASAMGRLYCRAYLRHLRPHIRAAYRRLGRRVRRPVIALLTKFGGF, encoded by the coding sequence GTGGACCGGCAGCCGGCCGACCTGCCGGAGGGCGCGCGGCTGGAGGTCGTCGCCACATCCGGCGCCCTCCTTGCGCTGAAGGAGGACTGGCAGGCGCTCGAGGCGGCGGCCGCACGGCCCCATCATGTTTTCCAGAGTTTCGCCTGGTGCGGCGCCTGGGCACGCCATTTTCTCTCGGAGGCCGCTTCCGCCGAACCGGCTCTCATTGCCGGCTGGCTCGGCGGCCGGCTGGTCATGCTGTGGCCGCTCATGATCGCCCGCCACGGCCCGGTCCGGGTGCTGAAATGGCTCACAGATCCGTTCGGCCAGTATGGCGACGTGCTGGTCGCGCCCGACATCGACGCCGCTCCCTGGCTGTCCAGAGCCTGGCAGATCGCCAGGACGGAACTCGGCATCGACGCCGCCTTCCTGCGTCATGTGCGCGTGGACGCCACGGCCTATCCCTTCCTCTCGGCAAGCTGCGCGACCTCCATCGCGCGCGAATGCGCCCCCTGCCTCGACCTCTCAGCCTTCGCCGACGGCGCCGCATATGACAGACGCTACGGCAAGGAGCAGCGCCGGCGGCGGCAGCGCATCCAGCGAAAGCTCGAGACGCTCGGGCCGGTGCGGTTCGGTATGGACGACCTGTCGGACGGTTCGGCCGGAACGGTGGGTTGGATGATCGCGGAAAAGCGCAGATGGCTGGCCGTGCGCGGCCTGATGAGCCCGGTCGTCGCCAATGCGCGGCTCCACGCCTTCCTCGGCGATCTGGGTGCGGAGACCGGCGACGCCCCGCTCGCGGCCGCGCCGGTCCTGCGATGCGGCGACAGGCCCGTGGCGGCGGAACTCGCGCTTCGCTACAGAGGCGGCCATTTCGCCTATCTGACCGCCCACGACCATCGGCTCCACGATCTTTCCCCGGCCCGGCTCCACATGCATCTGAGCCAGAAATGGTGCCTCGAGAACGGTTTGGCGCTGTTCGATCTCATGGTGCCGGGCGACGGCTACAAGGAGAGCTGGAGCAACGGCTCGGTCGATGTCTTCGATTTCCTGGCTCCGGCCTCCGCCATGGGCCGGCTCTACTGCCGGGCTTATCTGCGCCATCTGCGCCCGCATATCCGGGCCGCCTATCGGCGGCTCGGACGGCGGGTGCGCCGCCCGGTCATCGCGCTTCTGACGAAGTTCGGCGGCTTCTGA
- a CDS encoding vWA domain-containing protein, which translates to MFITFFNALKQAGLPVSLREYLTLMEALGARVTDRRVEEFYYLSRAALVKDERNLDRFDQVFGQVFEGLETVAGEDDVRELPEEWLRRLTERYLTEEEKAMVEALGGFEKIMEELKRRLEEQTKRHQGGSKWIGTAGTSPFGAYGYNPAGIRIGQHESRHRRAIKVWDKREFKDLDDTVELGTRNIKVALKRLRRFAREGAADQLDLDDTIQATVRKGYLDLKFVPERHNAVKVLLFLDVGGSMDPHIRICEELFSAARTEFKHLEYYYFHNCLYETVWRNNRRRHTERIDTWDVLHTYPSDYKAIFVGDAAMSPFEITHPGGSVEHMNPEAGQVWLERVTESFPKAVWLNPAPERYWGYTPSTQMIGAAMGERMYPLTLEGLDEAMRELSR; encoded by the coding sequence ATGTTCATCACTTTCTTCAACGCGCTCAAGCAGGCCGGGCTTCCGGTCAGCCTGCGCGAGTACCTGACCCTCATGGAGGCGCTCGGCGCGCGCGTGACGGACCGCCGGGTAGAGGAGTTCTACTATCTGTCCCGCGCGGCGCTGGTGAAGGACGAGCGCAATCTGGACCGCTTCGACCAGGTGTTCGGACAGGTCTTCGAGGGGCTGGAGACGGTCGCGGGCGAGGACGACGTCCGCGAACTCCCGGAGGAGTGGCTGCGCCGGCTGACCGAGCGCTACCTCACCGAGGAGGAGAAGGCCATGGTGGAGGCGCTCGGCGGGTTCGAGAAGATCATGGAGGAGCTGAAGCGCCGGCTGGAGGAGCAGACCAAGCGCCATCAGGGCGGCAGCAAGTGGATCGGCACGGCGGGCACCTCGCCCTTCGGCGCCTATGGCTACAACCCCGCCGGCATCCGCATCGGCCAGCACGAGAGCCGGCATCGCCGCGCCATCAAGGTGTGGGACAAGCGCGAGTTCAAGGACCTCGACGACACCGTCGAGCTCGGCACGCGCAACATCAAGGTCGCGCTCAAGCGCCTGCGCCGCTTCGCGCGCGAGGGCGCGGCCGACCAGCTCGATCTCGACGACACGATCCAGGCGACGGTGCGCAAGGGCTATCTCGACCTGAAATTCGTGCCCGAACGGCACAATGCGGTGAAGGTGCTCCTGTTCCTCGATGTCGGCGGCTCCATGGACCCGCATATCCGCATCTGCGAGGAGCTGTTCTCCGCCGCCCGCACGGAGTTCAAGCATCTGGAATACTACTACTTCCACAATTGCCTCTACGAAACGGTGTGGCGCAACAACCGCCGACGCCACACCGAGCGCATCGACACATGGGACGTGCTCCATACCTATCCGTCCGACTACAAGGCGATCTTCGTGGGCGACGCGGCGATGAGCCCGTTCGAGATCACCCATCCCGGCGGTTCGGTGGAGCACATGAACCCGGAGGCCGGCCAGGTCTGGCTCGAGCGGGTGACGGAGAGCTTTCCGAAGGCGGTCTGGCTCAATCCGGCTCCGGAACGCTACTGGGGCTACACACCCTCCACGCAGATGATCGGGGCGGCCATGGGCGAGCGCATGTATCCCCTGACGCTTGAGGGGCTCGACGAGGCGATGCGGGAGCTGTCGCGGTAG
- a CDS encoding cupin encodes MTSKTETPEEGGRVTAIMLHDDGQVPNNPTLPLVICRGVLDTGNSADPEAAFEELFHRNGWGHGWRNGIFDYHHFHSTAHEALGIARGHAEVQFGGPDGPVLSVGAGDVVAIPAGVGHCRVSGGTGLSVIGAYPRHQHWDLWQMGEGSLDLARENIASVPLPETDPVSGASGPVTELWSKATGKR; translated from the coding sequence ATGACGAGCAAGACCGAGACCCCCGAGGAGGGCGGGCGCGTGACCGCCATCATGCTTCATGACGACGGTCAGGTGCCGAACAATCCGACCCTGCCACTTGTGATCTGCCGCGGCGTCCTCGATACCGGGAACAGCGCCGATCCGGAAGCGGCGTTCGAGGAGTTGTTCCACCGGAACGGATGGGGACATGGATGGCGCAACGGGATCTTCGACTATCACCATTTCCACTCCACCGCCCATGAGGCGCTCGGCATTGCGCGCGGGCATGCGGAGGTCCAGTTCGGCGGGCCGGACGGGCCGGTCCTGTCGGTCGGGGCGGGCGATGTCGTGGCGATTCCCGCCGGCGTCGGCCATTGCCGCGTCTCCGGTGGGACGGGGCTCAGCGTGATCGGCGCCTATCCGCGCCACCAGCACTGGGATCTCTGGCAGATGGGCGAGGGCAGCCTCGATCTCGCCCGCGAGAATATCGCGTCCGTCCCCCTGCCGGAAACCGATCCGGTATCGGGTGCGTCCGGGCCGGTGACGGAGTTGTGGTCGAAGGCGACCGGCAAGCGGTGA
- a CDS encoding DUF2182 domain-containing protein, whose amino-acid sequence MKPDTGVLASLRRETAVATGGLVLATAIAWAYLAMGAGMDMGHAAMPQPALWSFSYALLVWVMWAVMMTAMMLPGAAPAILLFAAINRRRAPADGGARAVTVFGLGYLAAWAAFSTAAVAAQWALHYSGALSGMMAVTSALLGGSLLVAAGVYQLTPLKAACLRRCGAPLFFFARHWRPGTLGAFAMGLHHGLYCLGCCWVLMLLLFYAGVMNMAWIAGLTLYVMVEKLVPQRYAVARGAGLILCVWGLGVVWLALG is encoded by the coding sequence ATGAAACCCGACACGGGTGTGCTTGCAAGCCTGCGGCGCGAGACGGCTGTCGCCACGGGCGGTCTCGTGCTCGCCACCGCCATCGCCTGGGCCTATCTGGCCATGGGCGCCGGAATGGACATGGGCCATGCCGCCATGCCGCAGCCGGCCCTGTGGTCGTTCTCCTATGCCCTGCTCGTCTGGGTCATGTGGGCTGTGATGATGACGGCCATGATGCTGCCCGGCGCGGCGCCGGCCATATTGCTCTTTGCCGCCATAAACCGGCGTCGGGCCCCTGCCGATGGCGGGGCGCGGGCCGTGACCGTCTTCGGGCTCGGCTATCTCGCGGCATGGGCGGCCTTTTCTACCGCCGCAGTGGCCGCGCAATGGGCGCTGCATTATTCCGGCGCGCTGTCGGGCATGATGGCTGTCACGAGTGCGCTGCTCGGCGGCAGCCTGCTCGTCGCCGCGGGCGTCTACCAGCTCACCCCGCTCAAGGCCGCATGTCTTCGCCGATGCGGCGCACCCCTGTTCTTCTTCGCCCGGCACTGGCGGCCCGGCACCCTCGGCGCCTTCGCGATGGGCCTGCATCACGGCCTCTATTGCCTCGGCTGCTGCTGGGTTCTGATGCTGCTGCTCTTCTATGCGGGCGTCATGAACATGGCGTGGATCGCCGGCCTCACGCTCTATGTGATGGTCGAGAAGCTGGTGCCGCAGCGCTACGCCGTGGCCCGCGGCGCCGGCCTCATTCTGTGCGTCTGGGGTCTCGGCGTGGTCTGGCTGGCGCTGGGTTAG
- a CDS encoding DUF1326 domain-containing protein: MAVDWLLRGPEIATCNCAWGCPCQFNSRPTSGHCRAAVAMRVDKGHFGDVTLDGLHWAATVAWPGAIHEGGGEILPIVDERADEKQREALLTIMSGEESEPGATVFSVFASVIDTVHDPHFLPISFEMDLKARTGHFSVPGLVEARVEPIRNPITGDPHPVHVSLPEGFEYHEAEYASSTTHGTGPVPLDWSDRHSHLTMLDMTRAGPQG; this comes from the coding sequence ATGGCTGTCGACTGGTTACTCCGGGGGCCCGAAATTGCGACATGCAACTGCGCCTGGGGATGTCCCTGCCAGTTCAATTCCCGCCCGACAAGCGGCCACTGCCGTGCCGCGGTCGCCATGCGGGTGGACAAGGGACATTTCGGCGATGTGACGCTCGACGGCCTGCACTGGGCCGCAACCGTCGCATGGCCGGGCGCGATCCACGAGGGCGGGGGCGAGATTCTGCCGATCGTCGACGAACGTGCCGACGAGAAACAGCGCGAGGCCCTGCTCACCATCATGTCGGGCGAGGAAAGCGAGCCCGGCGCGACGGTCTTCAGCGTGTTCGCCAGCGTGATCGACACGGTGCACGACCCGCATTTCCTGCCCATATCCTTCGAGATGGACCTGAAGGCTCGGACCGGACACTTCTCCGTACCGGGTCTTGTGGAGGCGCGCGTCGAGCCGATCCGCAATCCGATCACCGGCGATCCCCATCCCGTGCATGTCAGCCTGCCCGAAGGGTTCGAGTATCATGAGGCGGAATATGCGAGCAGCACGACCCACGGAACGGGTCCCGTTCCGCTCGACTGGTCGGACCGCCACAGCCATCTGACGATGCTCGACATGACCCGCGCGGGCCCGCAGGGCTGA
- the ipdC gene encoding indolepyruvate/phenylpyruvate decarboxylase — MKLGHALLQALKAYGASEIFGIPGDFALPFFKVIEQSNVLPLHCLSHEPGVGFAADAAGRYNSKLGVAAVTYGAGALNMVNPVAMAYAEKSPLVVISGAPGAREAGLGMGLHHQVKRLDSQRLVYNEVTCAQAILNDPATAPAEIARVLTAARERSRPVYIELPRDMVDAEVGEVPAYAETPPDIEAAQACAQEIMTRLKAAERPALLLGVEVRRYGLEDKVAALSRRLALPTATTFMARGILADSDAPLIGTYLGLAGEPEIRRAVERSDALLMLGVILCDTNFGVSKRQIDQRSAIHAFDREVRFAYHNYPDVSLHALIDALIAIAEPVAKAPTPATPDYPRGASSDGNPVAPSDIARAVNDLFDRHGRMPISADMGDCLFTAMDIVYTELVAPGYYATMGPGVPAGLGLQAASGRRPLIMVGDGAFQMTGWELGNCVHNGWTPIVLVFNNCAWGMLKAFQSDTRYNDLADWHFADMAPSLGGRGHRVTTRAELVAALEEAHGDAGHFHIVEIMIPRDEISRALDRFTSTLKEKTAARPAAQ; from the coding sequence ATGAAGCTTGGCCACGCGCTGCTTCAGGCCTTGAAGGCCTATGGCGCCTCGGAGATTTTCGGCATACCCGGCGATTTCGCCCTGCCCTTCTTCAAGGTCATTGAACAATCGAACGTCCTGCCGCTGCACTGCCTGAGCCACGAGCCGGGCGTCGGTTTCGCCGCCGACGCGGCAGGCCGCTACAATTCGAAGCTCGGCGTCGCTGCGGTGACCTATGGCGCGGGCGCGCTCAACATGGTCAACCCGGTCGCGATGGCCTATGCGGAAAAATCGCCGCTCGTCGTCATATCCGGCGCGCCCGGCGCGCGCGAGGCGGGGCTCGGCATGGGCCTCCACCACCAGGTCAAGCGACTGGACTCCCAGCGCCTCGTCTATAACGAGGTGACCTGCGCACAGGCGATCCTCAACGACCCGGCCACCGCGCCGGCAGAGATCGCCCGCGTGCTGACCGCCGCACGCGAGCGCTCCCGCCCCGTCTATATCGAATTGCCGCGCGACATGGTCGACGCCGAGGTCGGCGAGGTGCCGGCCTATGCCGAGACACCGCCGGACATCGAGGCTGCGCAGGCCTGTGCGCAAGAGATCATGACGCGCCTCAAGGCGGCCGAGCGCCCGGCACTGCTGCTCGGCGTGGAAGTCCGCCGCTACGGGCTGGAGGACAAGGTCGCCGCGCTCTCCAGGCGCCTTGCGCTGCCCACCGCGACAACCTTCATGGCCCGCGGCATCCTCGCAGACAGCGACGCGCCCCTGATCGGCACCTATCTGGGGCTGGCCGGCGAGCCGGAGATCCGCCGGGCGGTGGAACGCTCCGACGCGCTCCTCATGCTGGGCGTGATCCTGTGCGACACGAATTTCGGCGTGTCCAAGCGTCAGATCGACCAGCGCTCCGCCATCCACGCCTTCGACCGGGAGGTACGCTTTGCCTATCACAACTATCCCGACGTCTCGCTCCACGCCCTGATCGATGCGCTGATCGCGATCGCCGAGCCGGTGGCCAAGGCGCCCACCCCCGCAACGCCCGACTATCCGCGCGGGGCCTCGAGCGACGGCAATCCCGTCGCCCCTTCCGACATTGCGCGCGCGGTGAACGATCTGTTCGACCGCCACGGACGCATGCCGATCTCCGCCGATATGGGCGACTGCCTGTTCACCGCCATGGACATCGTCTACACCGAGCTCGTCGCGCCCGGCTACTACGCCACCATGGGTCCCGGCGTGCCCGCGGGCCTCGGCCTCCAGGCCGCGAGCGGCCGGCGCCCGCTGATCATGGTCGGCGACGGCGCCTTCCAGATGACCGGCTGGGAGCTCGGCAACTGCGTGCACAACGGCTGGACGCCTATCGTTCTGGTCTTCAATAACTGCGCCTGGGGCATGCTCAAGGCCTTCCAGTCGGACACGCGCTACAACGACCTGGCCGACTGGCATTTCGCCGACATGGCACCGTCGCTCGGCGGCCGGGGCCACCGGGTGACGACGCGGGCCGAGCTCGTCGCCGCGCTGGAGGAGGCCCATGGCGATGCCGGCCATTTCCACATCGTCGAGATCATGATCCCGCGCGACGAGATATCCCGGGCGCTCGACCGTTTCACGAGCACGCTGAAGGAGAAGACGGCCGCCCGGCCCGCCGCCCAGTGA
- a CDS encoding tetratricopeptide repeat protein — protein MVSPIIETDRLRIFYRRARTGPLLITFADNGFRQTDSFFGETPSVAKAFTRIGIVAKGPDWYPRLEMERYLDYLVEIAGRHDEVICLGEGAGGYAALKYSRILGATLAIGLSPHFSIAPDDVGACDRRYEGHFDPELHTGMAIAGEDVCETAFVIHDPRDAHERGHAHLIAARAPVQIVAAPHCAGTVGSLLTARDHMADMVEMARLGLAPSRFQRRIRLLKKGWPAYYLRLANAVAPRGKPAVAVRFLERARVLDRANFEILMRLGTLQRRLGRLNEAETVARTLITYHPDRAPPHVLLGGILAEKGELQKAYDSLETALTINPNLPELHLRFATLLERLGHGAQAIATLEAATQRFPKNGRLRSEMDRLQARQATDDGTDAQSGTAHPLSSP, from the coding sequence ATGGTCAGCCCCATTATCGAAACCGACCGCCTACGCATCTTCTACCGCAGGGCCCGCACGGGGCCACTGCTGATCACCTTCGCCGACAACGGTTTCAGGCAGACGGACAGCTTCTTCGGCGAGACACCCTCGGTCGCCAAGGCCTTCACGCGCATCGGCATCGTCGCCAAGGGGCCGGACTGGTATCCGCGTCTCGAAATGGAGAGATATCTCGACTATCTCGTCGAGATCGCCGGACGCCATGACGAGGTCATCTGCCTCGGCGAGGGGGCCGGCGGCTATGCCGCGCTCAAATACAGCCGCATTCTCGGCGCCACGCTCGCCATCGGCCTCTCGCCCCATTTCTCCATCGCGCCCGACGATGTCGGCGCGTGCGACCGGCGCTACGAGGGGCATTTCGATCCGGAACTCCATACAGGCATGGCCATTGCCGGCGAGGATGTCTGCGAGACCGCCTTCGTCATCCACGACCCGCGCGACGCGCACGAGCGCGGCCATGCGCACCTCATCGCGGCACGGGCACCCGTGCAGATCGTGGCCGCGCCCCATTGTGCGGGAACGGTCGGGAGCTTGCTCACGGCCCGCGATCACATGGCCGACATGGTCGAGATGGCACGTCTCGGCCTGGCACCGAGCCGGTTCCAGAGGCGGATCAGGCTGCTCAAGAAGGGCTGGCCCGCCTATTACCTGCGGCTCGCCAACGCCGTCGCACCACGCGGCAAGCCCGCCGTCGCGGTCCGTTTCCTCGAGCGCGCGCGCGTCCTCGACCGTGCGAATTTCGAGATCCTGATGCGGCTCGGCACGCTGCAGCGCCGGCTGGGCCGGCTGAACGAGGCGGAGACTGTTGCCCGCACGCTCATCACCTATCATCCCGACCGCGCACCGCCCCACGTCCTCCTGGGCGGCATTCTGGCGGAGAAGGGCGAGCTTCAAAAAGCCTATGACAGCCTGGAGACAGCGCTGACGATCAACCCCAACCTGCCTGAGCTCCACCTGCGCTTTGCCACCCTTCTGGAGCGTCTCGGCCATGGCGCGCAGGCCATCGCCACGCTGGAGGCCGCCACGCAACGGTTTCCCAAGAACGGGCGCCTGCGGTCGGAGATGGACCGGCTGCAGGCTCGGCAGGCGACAGACGACGGGACCGACGCCCAAAGCGGGACCGCGCATCCCCTCTCCTCGCCCTGA
- a CDS encoding zinc metalloprotease HtpX — translation MTFPSLDSVEQTRSKWRNRMHSWLLAGGSVGFMAVVAWLVFGVVGLVWALALGAVGLWSATRISPKLVLNLYRARPITQQEFPDGYHVLRAITARADLPTVPMLYYVPSRMMNAFAVGMPQDSAIAVTDGLLRGLTMRQLAGVLAHEVSHIRNGDLKVMALADIVNRITSIMATVGLLTLAFYLPAILEAGGQVPWIGIVLLIFAPTIGGLLQLALSRAREYDADLDAVSLTGDPEGLAAALMALERKQGAMWEALFLPGGRLPDPSLLRSHPKTQDRVKRILALRRDQTPHIPLPGEKPEVGPSIVPVVRRPRFHVSRMGLWY, via the coding sequence ATGACGTTCCCGTCCCTCGATAGCGTCGAGCAGACGCGCTCCAAATGGCGCAACAGGATGCATAGCTGGCTTCTGGCCGGCGGCAGCGTGGGCTTCATGGCCGTCGTGGCCTGGCTGGTCTTCGGCGTCGTGGGGCTCGTCTGGGCGCTGGCCCTCGGTGCGGTGGGCCTGTGGTCGGCGACGCGCATCTCGCCGAAGCTGGTCCTCAACCTCTACCGGGCCCGGCCGATCACCCAGCAGGAATTCCCCGACGGCTACCATGTGCTGCGCGCGATCACCGCGCGCGCCGACCTGCCGACGGTCCCCATGCTCTACTATGTGCCGAGCCGCATGATGAACGCCTTCGCGGTGGGCATGCCGCAGGACAGCGCCATCGCGGTCACCGACGGGCTCCTGCGCGGGCTCACCATGCGCCAGCTCGCCGGCGTCCTTGCCCACGAGGTCAGCCATATCCGCAATGGCGACCTGAAGGTCATGGCGCTCGCCGACATCGTGAACCGGATCACGAGCATCATGGCGACGGTCGGCCTCTTGACGCTGGCCTTCTACCTGCCGGCCATACTGGAGGCGGGCGGCCAGGTGCCGTGGATCGGCATTGTGCTGCTGATCTTCGCCCCGACAATCGGTGGCCTCCTGCAGCTCGCCCTGTCGCGGGCGCGCGAATACGACGCCGACCTCGACGCCGTGAGCCTGACGGGCGATCCGGAAGGGCTCGCCGCCGCGCTCATGGCGCTCGAGCGCAAGCAGGGCGCGATGTGGGAGGCGCTGTTCCTGCCCGGCGGCCGGCTGCCCGACCCCTCGCTCCTGCGCTCCCATCCCAAGACGCAGGATCGCGTGAAGCGCATCCTGGCGCTGCGCCGCGACCAGACCCCGCATATCCCCCTGCCCGGCGAGAAACCCGAGGTCGGCCCCTCCATCGTACCGGTCGTGCGCCGGCCGCGTTTCCATGTGAGCCGCATGGGCCTGTGGTACTGA
- a CDS encoding YcjF family protein, translating into MTDPNTTRRERAPRAFEAPPREETTLDLPDEAGSGDGEPAHHLPGRRGLRWGALLASSVTALVAIAVTMSVTQMVEQLFAREDWLGWTALGLAGIAGIAALALIVKEAAALMRLSRIGSIRETAERTLRHDDSAGADETVRALSGLYGHRRDMAWALGRLKRFEGEIIDPADRVRLAERELMGELDAEAGRLIAAAAKRISLLTALTPAAALDLLFVAAQNLTLLRRLAALYGGRPGSLGTLKLARMVVTHLAVTGGVALSDTLIQHVVGRGIAGRLSARIGEGTVNGIMTARIGLAALDLVRPLPFETLEKPRLSAIAARLTRSTGAPQAEAADDGTERRPQDGGGRL; encoded by the coding sequence ATGACCGATCCGAACACCACGCGCCGCGAGCGCGCGCCGCGCGCCTTCGAGGCCCCGCCCCGCGAGGAAACCACGCTCGACCTGCCCGACGAGGCCGGATCGGGCGACGGCGAGCCCGCCCATCACCTGCCCGGACGCAGGGGCCTGCGCTGGGGCGCGCTGCTCGCCTCCTCGGTCACCGCGCTCGTGGCGATTGCGGTCACCATGAGCGTCACGCAGATGGTCGAACAGCTCTTCGCGCGCGAGGACTGGCTCGGCTGGACGGCGCTCGGCCTTGCCGGGATTGCCGGGATCGCGGCGCTCGCCCTGATCGTGAAGGAGGCCGCGGCCCTCATGCGGCTGTCGCGCATCGGGTCGATCCGGGAGACGGCGGAGCGCACGCTGCGCCATGACGACAGCGCCGGCGCGGACGAGACGGTCCGTGCGCTGAGCGGGCTTTACGGCCATCGCCGCGACATGGCCTGGGCGCTCGGCCGGCTCAAGCGCTTCGAAGGCGAGATCATCGACCCCGCCGACCGGGTGCGGCTTGCCGAACGCGAGTTGATGGGAGAGCTCGATGCGGAGGCCGGCCGGCTGATCGCCGCCGCCGCCAAGCGCATCTCGCTCCTGACCGCGCTGACGCCCGCCGCCGCCCTCGACCTCCTGTTCGTGGCCGCGCAGAACCTCACGCTCCTGCGCCGGCTCGCCGCGCTCTATGGCGGGCGCCCGGGCTCGCTCGGCACGCTGAAGCTCGCCCGGATGGTCGTGACCCATCTCGCCGTGACGGGCGGCGTGGCGCTGTCGGACACGCTCATCCAGCATGTCGTGGGGCGCGGCATCGCCGGGCGGCTGTCGGCGCGCATCGGCGAGGGCACGGTCAACGGCATCATGACCGCCCGGATCGGCCTTGCCGCGCTCGATCTCGTCCGTCCCCTGCCCTTCGAAACGCTGGAGAAGCCGCGCCTGTCCGCCATCGCCGCCCGTCTCACCCGGTCCACCGGCGCGCCGCAGGCCGAAGCCGCCGACGACGGTACCGAGCGGCGGCCGCAGGATGGCGGCGGCCGTCTGTAA